One part of the Francisella adeliensis genome encodes these proteins:
- a CDS encoding exodeoxyribonuclease I, giving the protein MTSDQTFLFYDLETTGINKSFDQVLQFAAIRTDLDFNEIERFNFFVKLNPDTTPSPMATITHHISIAQANTGVSEYAAIRKIHKIINTPGTISIGYNTLGFDDEFLRFAFYKNMLPPYTHQFKNGCSRADLFPIVTSYSIFCTQALKWPKVINDEGVEKTSLKLENLNAENNFYSGGRAHDAITDVIVTVELAKRLKQVNPKMWQYLLDKFDKQTDEATISQLDVGLEVADKGYKQAIAVSGIFGFKNNFMSAILDLGQHRHYKNQQIFMRLDSCLLSEFVEEYGSLEAEHWRLTLNKKWGDTPLILPAKTRFVGKLPKERLELIKANKEFIKANADKFLDFVEFVLEYKYSEIENIDANANIYQSGFMTSADERGCDKFHVSDIVKKAQMLNQLPKDYYTRALRIIGRLDFSKLPDNAQMEFQEYLNRIVTLENDEMLIDHRGKPRKSLEDIYQEMQDVRTNRELTEEQQGLLYELEEYLF; this is encoded by the coding sequence ATGACTAGTGACCAAACATTTCTTTTTTATGACCTCGAGACTACAGGCATTAACAAATCATTTGATCAAGTTTTACAGTTTGCTGCAATTCGCACAGATCTTGATTTTAATGAGATTGAGAGATTTAACTTTTTTGTAAAATTAAATCCAGATACAACTCCTAGCCCTATGGCGACTATTACGCACCATATATCTATAGCACAAGCAAATACAGGTGTAAGTGAGTATGCAGCTATCCGCAAGATTCATAAGATCATTAATACCCCAGGTACTATTAGTATAGGCTATAACACACTTGGTTTTGATGATGAGTTCCTGCGTTTTGCATTTTATAAAAATATGCTACCGCCCTATACACACCAGTTTAAAAATGGTTGTTCTAGGGCTGATTTGTTTCCTATAGTTACTAGCTACAGTATATTTTGCACACAAGCTTTAAAATGGCCAAAAGTTATAAATGATGAAGGTGTAGAGAAAACATCATTAAAGCTTGAAAACTTGAATGCTGAGAATAACTTCTATAGTGGCGGTAGAGCCCATGATGCTATCACAGATGTGATTGTAACAGTTGAGTTAGCAAAAAGGCTAAAGCAAGTAAATCCAAAAATGTGGCAATACCTACTAGATAAGTTTGATAAGCAGACCGATGAAGCTACCATATCTCAACTAGATGTAGGCTTAGAGGTTGCGGATAAAGGCTACAAGCAGGCGATAGCTGTAAGCGGTATATTTGGTTTTAAAAATAACTTTATGTCGGCAATACTCGACCTTGGTCAGCATAGGCACTACAAAAATCAGCAGATATTTATGCGACTAGATAGTTGTCTTTTGAGTGAGTTTGTAGAGGAGTATGGTAGCCTTGAAGCTGAGCATTGGCGACTAACTTTAAATAAAAAGTGGGGCGATACTCCGCTAATACTACCAGCGAAAACTCGTTTTGTTGGTAAGTTACCTAAAGAAAGGCTAGAGCTTATAAAGGCGAATAAAGAATTTATAAAAGCAAATGCGGATAAGTTTTTAGATTTTGTAGAATTTGTACTTGAGTATAAATATTCTGAAATTGAAAACATAGATGCAAATGCAAATATCTATCAAAGTGGTTTTATGACTAGTGCCGATGAACGAGGTTGCGATAAGTTCCATGTCTCAGATATTGTCAAAAAAGCTCAGATGCTAAACCAACTTCCTAAAGACTACTATACTAGAGCATTACGAATAATTGGGCGATTAGATTTTTCTAAGCTACCAGATAATGCACAAATGGAATTTCAAGAATATCTAAATCGTATTGTAACATTAGAAAATGATGAGATGCTAATTGACCATAGAGGCAAACCACGTAAATCATTGGAAGATATTTACCAAGAAATGCAAGATGTGCGTACAAACCGCGAGCTAACAGAAGAACAGCAAGGTTTACTTTATGAGTTAGAAGAGTATTTGTTCTAA